A genomic region of Streptomyces sp. NBC_00247 contains the following coding sequences:
- a CDS encoding GNAT family N-acetyltransferase, which produces MTGLGPITWPPAPIRTERLVLREPEGRDRAMFVELLSSPEVHTYLGGPRPRDELERELAAVPEGWPGSLVVDLDGAMIGQILLRRAVEHRRPAAVGKVDLGYLFLPRAWGSGYATEACAAVLDWFGDALPGEPVVLATQTANTGSMRLAAKLGFEEVERFRAWGAEQWLGLRPPAG; this is translated from the coding sequence ATGACCGGACTCGGACCCATCACCTGGCCGCCTGCTCCGATCAGGACGGAGAGACTCGTACTCCGCGAGCCCGAGGGCCGGGACCGTGCGATGTTCGTCGAACTGCTGTCGTCGCCGGAGGTGCACACCTACCTCGGCGGTCCCCGCCCGCGCGACGAACTGGAACGTGAGCTCGCGGCGGTGCCCGAAGGGTGGCCCGGGAGTCTCGTCGTCGATCTCGACGGGGCGATGATCGGCCAGATCCTGCTCAGAAGAGCCGTGGAGCATCGTCGCCCGGCTGCCGTGGGAAAGGTCGATCTCGGCTACCTGTTCCTGCCGAGGGCGTGGGGGTCCGGATACGCCACCGAGGCGTGCGCGGCGGTGCTCGACTGGTTCGGCGACGCCCTTCCCGGCGAACCGGTGGTGCTCGCCACCCAGACCGCCAACACCGGCTCGATGCGCCTCGCGGCGAAGCTGGGGTTCGAAGAAGTGGAGCGGTTCCGCGCCTGGGGCGCCGAACAGTGGCTCGGCCTGCGACCGCCGGCGGGCTGA
- a CDS encoding MerR family transcriptional regulator, translated as MTAQDSNGRLDDDDYPAFTMGRAAALLGTTQGFLRSIGEARLITPLRSEGGHRRYSRYQLRVASRARELVDQGTPVEAACRIVILEDQLEEAQRINAEYRDVTASPKPPRN; from the coding sequence ATGACAGCACAGGACTCGAACGGCCGTCTTGACGACGACGATTACCCCGCCTTCACCATGGGCCGGGCCGCCGCGCTGCTCGGCACCACCCAGGGTTTCCTCCGCTCCATCGGCGAAGCCCGCCTCATCACCCCCCTCCGTTCCGAGGGCGGGCACCGGCGTTACTCCCGCTACCAGTTGCGCGTTGCCTCACGGGCGCGGGAACTCGTCGACCAAGGCACCCCCGTCGAGGCCGCCTGTCGCATCGTCATCCTCGAAGACCAGCTCGAAGAAGCCCAGCGGATCAACGCCGAATACCGCGACGTCACCGCGTCACCGAAGCCGCCGCGGAACTGA
- a CDS encoding cold-shock protein: MASGTVKWFNAAKGFGFIEQEGGGPDVFAHFSNIAAEGFRELLEGQKVTFDIAPTQKGPTAENIVPA; encoded by the coding sequence ATGGCGTCCGGCACCGTGAAGTGGTTCAACGCGGCCAAGGGTTTCGGCTTCATCGAGCAGGAGGGCGGCGGCCCGGACGTGTTCGCCCATTTCTCGAACATCGCCGCCGAAGGCTTCCGTGAGCTGCTCGAAGGCCAGAAGGTCACCTTCGACATCGCACCGACCCAGAAGGGTCCGACGGCCGAGAACATCGTTCCCGCCTGA
- a CDS encoding SCO5918 family protein, whose translation MRCVIARFPFELTKNGVLEAMKGIKPEPAVGECVIIGRRTYPVKQVGQVITRQDRRDFSAGEVLRAMAQLGFTCPTPAPTAPPAHEDHTLAHASAMLGAPAPAAA comes from the coding sequence ATGCGCTGCGTCATCGCCCGTTTCCCGTTCGAGCTCACCAAGAACGGGGTCCTGGAAGCCATGAAGGGAATCAAGCCTGAGCCGGCCGTCGGCGAGTGCGTGATCATCGGCCGGCGTACCTACCCGGTCAAGCAGGTCGGGCAGGTCATCACCCGGCAGGACCGCCGGGACTTCAGCGCCGGTGAGGTCCTCCGGGCCATGGCCCAGCTCGGCTTCACCTGCCCCACCCCCGCGCCTACCGCCCCGCCCGCACACGAGGACCACACGCTCGCACACGCGTCCGCGATGCTCGGCGCTCCCGCTCCCGCCGCCGCCTGA
- a CDS encoding nucleotidyltransferase domain-containing protein, translating into MTAEEVLSVLALLRRAGADVWIGGGWGIDALIGEQTRDHRDLDLMHRQDQEPAVVAALAVAGYAETLDQRPVRFVLTSPSGRELDLHPLVFAADGSAVQASFEPDRPFPYPASGFVTGHVAGVRVPCLSAAQQVYFHQGYTPSPRDLHDMAQLRRAFKIATHF; encoded by the coding sequence ATGACGGCGGAAGAGGTGTTGTCGGTCCTGGCCCTGCTGCGGCGGGCAGGGGCCGACGTATGGATCGGCGGCGGCTGGGGGATCGACGCGCTGATCGGCGAGCAGACCCGGGACCACCGCGACCTGGACCTGATGCACCGCCAGGACCAGGAGCCCGCCGTGGTGGCCGCGCTGGCCGTTGCCGGTTACGCGGAGACCCTGGACCAGCGACCCGTACGGTTCGTCCTCACGTCCCCGTCCGGCCGCGAGCTGGACCTGCATCCGCTGGTCTTCGCCGCCGACGGCTCGGCCGTACAGGCGTCCTTCGAGCCGGACCGCCCCTTCCCGTACCCCGCCTCCGGGTTCGTGACGGGACACGTCGCGGGGGTGCGGGTCCCGTGCCTGTCGGCCGCGCAGCAGGTGTACTTCCACCAGGGGTACACGCCCTCGCCGCGCGACCTGCACGACATGGCCCAGCTGCGCCGCGCCTTCAAGATCGCGACGCACTTCTGA
- a CDS encoding DinB family protein, with amino-acid sequence MSSSAETGSVRPPVTADDLDLAVRLAVEALREAPVAAWEGRAGSLEWTCWETVEHLSDDLFAYAVQLGPGEPPLAGDVPFLWESRRPGGPANAIHADRAAGPAGLLQVLEASGALLVAMVRTKPPRTRAHHGFGASDPEGFAAMGIVETLVHTHDLAQGLGFAWNPPADLCSRVLARLFPDAPESTDPWPALLWATGRDELPGRPRLTTWRWDGTPRG; translated from the coding sequence ATGTCCTCATCAGCCGAGACCGGCTCCGTCCGGCCGCCCGTCACCGCGGACGACCTCGACCTCGCCGTCCGCCTCGCCGTGGAGGCCCTTCGAGAGGCGCCGGTGGCCGCGTGGGAGGGAAGGGCCGGTTCGCTGGAGTGGACCTGCTGGGAGACCGTCGAGCACCTCAGTGACGACCTCTTCGCGTACGCCGTGCAACTGGGCCCCGGAGAACCGCCCTTGGCGGGGGACGTGCCCTTCCTGTGGGAGAGTCGGCGGCCCGGAGGTCCCGCGAACGCGATTCACGCCGACCGCGCCGCCGGTCCCGCCGGTCTGCTGCAGGTGCTGGAGGCCAGTGGCGCGCTGCTGGTCGCCATGGTGCGTACGAAACCCCCGCGGACCCGCGCCCACCACGGCTTCGGGGCGTCCGACCCCGAGGGCTTCGCCGCGATGGGGATCGTGGAGACCCTGGTGCACACCCACGACCTGGCCCAAGGGCTCGGGTTCGCCTGGAACCCGCCCGCGGATCTCTGCTCACGGGTGCTCGCCCGGCTGTTCCCGGACGCTCCGGAATCGACGGACCCCTGGCCCGCTCTGCTGTGGGCGACCGGACGCGACGAACTGCCCGGACGCCCCCGCCTGACCACGTGGCGCTGGGACGGCACACCCCGGGGGTAG
- a CDS encoding TetR/AcrR family transcriptional regulator, translating into MAQGLTSKGAATRQRIVDGAAQLMRERGPEVSLDEIRAATGTSKSQLFHYFPEGRSALLVAVARHEAEAILADQQPHLGRLTSWAAWDAWRDAVLQHYRIQGRHCPLNVLTGQLAGDDPEVRAVAEDLMDRWQAQLAAGVRDMQDQGLMSAAPDAERAGESILAAVQGGAFTLIATGRLGPLESALDLALDHLRVGDAA; encoded by the coding sequence GTGGCACAAGGCCTGACCAGCAAGGGCGCCGCGACGCGGCAGCGCATCGTCGACGGCGCCGCCCAGCTGATGCGCGAGCGCGGGCCGGAGGTCTCCCTCGACGAGATCCGTGCGGCGACCGGCACCAGCAAGAGTCAGCTCTTCCACTACTTCCCCGAAGGCCGGTCCGCCCTCCTCGTCGCCGTCGCCCGGCACGAGGCCGAGGCGATCCTCGCCGACCAGCAGCCCCACCTCGGCCGGCTCACCAGCTGGGCCGCCTGGGACGCCTGGCGGGACGCGGTGCTCCAGCACTACCGGATCCAGGGTCGCCACTGCCCGCTCAACGTCCTCACCGGCCAGCTCGCCGGGGACGACCCCGAGGTGCGTGCCGTCGCCGAGGACCTGATGGACCGCTGGCAGGCCCAGCTGGCCGCCGGGGTACGGGACATGCAGGACCAAGGGCTGATGTCGGCCGCACCGGACGCCGAGCGCGCGGGGGAGTCGATCCTCGCCGCCGTGCAGGGAGGCGCCTTCACTCTGATCGCCACCGGCCGCCTCGGTCCGCTGGAGTCCGCCCTCGACCTGGCCCTGGACCACCTCCGGGTGGGGGACGCCGCCTGA
- a CDS encoding SDR family NAD(P)-dependent oxidoreductase yields the protein MTARLDKRTALVTGATSNIGRAIALALGAEGAHVVVSGRDSGRGERVVAEIRAAGGRADFVAADLDGSAAASRELAERSTGMLGGRIDILVNNAGIYPPSTTTTADEATFDQVYGVNVKAPFFLTAAVAPAMVESGGGVIVNLGSWITRLGVASNALYSSTKGAVETLTRAWAAEFGPSGVRVNAVSPGVVHEPSDEPLPGDVMMKGTPAGTHGRPEDIARAVVYLASDDSSFVQGIVLDVDGGRTSTAVIAA from the coding sequence ATGACGGCACGACTGGACAAGAGGACGGCGCTGGTCACCGGCGCGACCAGCAACATCGGACGGGCCATCGCGCTGGCCCTCGGCGCGGAGGGCGCCCACGTCGTGGTGTCCGGCCGCGACAGCGGGCGCGGTGAGCGGGTGGTCGCCGAGATCAGGGCCGCCGGGGGCCGGGCGGACTTCGTCGCCGCCGACCTGGACGGCAGCGCCGCGGCTTCCCGGGAACTCGCGGAGCGGAGCACCGGGATGCTCGGAGGCCGGATCGACATCCTGGTGAACAACGCGGGCATCTACCCGCCCTCCACCACGACCACCGCCGACGAGGCCACCTTCGACCAGGTCTACGGGGTGAACGTGAAAGCCCCGTTCTTCCTCACCGCGGCCGTGGCTCCGGCCATGGTGGAGTCCGGCGGTGGCGTCATCGTGAACCTCGGCTCCTGGATCACCCGCCTCGGAGTCGCCTCCAACGCGCTCTACAGCTCCACCAAGGGGGCCGTCGAGACCCTCACCCGAGCCTGGGCCGCCGAATTCGGACCGTCCGGGGTGCGGGTGAACGCGGTCTCGCCCGGTGTGGTCCACGAGCCCTCGGACGAGCCGCTGCCCGGCGACGTGATGATGAAGGGCACCCCGGCCGGTACGCACGGCAGGCCCGAGGACATCGCCCGCGCCGTCGTGTACCTGGCGAGCGACGACTCCTCCTTCGTGCAGGGCATCGTCCTGGACGTGGACGGCGGCCGGACCTCGACCGCGGTGATCGCGGCCTGA